CGCCCCGAACCCCTGGGCGCCACGGCCCGGCGGGCCACCACCTTCGCCGCCCCGCCGATGGTGTGGGAGCTCGACGGCACGACCCCCCGGCGGGTCGAGCCCGATCCGCCCGAGCCGATCGGCGTGCCGAGCCCGCTCACGGCCGAAGCGACGCTGCTGCTCGAGCAGGCCGGTGTCGACGTGGTCGTGGAGGAGGGCGAGGTCATCGGCGAGGTGCAGGGGCTCGAGGTGGCGCGGGTCGTCCTCGACGGGCCCGACGGCCCGGCGCGCCTCGAGGTCGGCGTCGGCCGGTTCGACCGCGAGGCCTTCGCGCTGATCCACGGCGAGCTCTCCCCGCCCGAGGCGCTGGCCCGGGTCGTCGCCGACGTGGGCGAGCACCGCCGTCCCGGCGTCGAGCCCCACCCGATCAACCGGCTGGCGCGCGAGCGCTGGCTGCGGCGCCGGATCATCGACGAGCCCGCGCTGGTCGGCGCCGCCGCCCTCGGTGCGGTCGACGCCGCCCGACCGCGCGGCGGCCTCCGGGACCCGGGCATCGCCGTCGCCCTCGGCGCCCGATCCGACGGCACGCCGCTCGTCGTCGCCTGCACCACCGGGATCGACCTCGAGGCGGTGCCCGACGCCGCCGACGCCCGCCTCCGCCACGCGCCCCAGGCCGAGCTCGTCATCGCCGTGCCGGCGCGGGACGCGCACCGCATCACCCGCGAGCTCGCCGAGCTGCTCGCCCGGCCCGCCGAGGTCGTCACGGTCGAGGGCGCGTGGCCCACGTGAGCCCCGCCGGGGCCGTCGGGCACCACGGGTAGATTCGACACGTGCTCGACCGACTGGAGTCGCTGGAGAGGGAGTTCGACGACGTCGAGGCGCGGCTCGCCGACCCGGCGGTCATCGCCGACCAGTCGACCTACTCCGAGGTCGCCAAGCGCTACCGCGAGCTCGATGCCATCGTCAGCCGCTCCCGGCAGCTCCGTGGGCTCACCGAGGACCTCGACGTGGCGCGCGAGATGCTGCGCGACGCCGCCGGCGACGACCGCGACGAGATGCGGGCCGAGGTCGAGGCCACCGAGGCGGACATCGAGCGCCTCACCGAGGAGCTGCGGGCGCTGATGCTGCCGAAGGACCCGAACGACGACAAGAACGTCATCGTCGAGATCCGTGGCGCCGAGGGCGGCGAGGAGGCCAACCTCTTCGCCCGCGACCTGTTCGAGATGTACCAGGCCTACGCCGGCCGGATGGGTTGGAAGAGCGAGGTCCTCGGCACCGACCCGTCGGACATGGGCGGGTTCAACGAGGTCACGTTCCTCGTGCGGGGCGAGGGCGTCTGGAGCCGCCTGCACCACGAGGGCGGCGTCCACCGCGTGCAGCGGGTGCCGGTCACCGAGTCCCAGGGGCGCATCCACACCTCGTCGGCCACCGTCACGGTGCTGCCCGAGGCCGCCGAGGTCGAGGTCGACATCGACCCGAACGACCTGCAGGTCGACGTCTACCGCTCGTCGGGCCCTGGCGGGCAGTCGGTGAACACCACCGACTCCGCGGTGCGCATCACGCACAAGCCGACGGGGCTCGTCGTGTCGATGCAGGACGAGAAGAGCCAGATCCAGAACCGGGCCAAGGCGCTCCAGGTGCTGCGGTCCCGGCTGCTGAAGCTCGAGCAGGATCGCCAGGCCGCCGAGCTGTCCGACCAGCGCCGGGGTCAGGTCGGGGGTGGAGGCCGGTCCGAGAAGATCCGGACGTACAACTTCAAGGAGAACCGGCTCACGGACCACCGGATCAACCTCACGCTCTACAAGCTCGACAAGGTGCTCGCCGGCGAGCTCGAGGACGTGATCGACGCCCTCGTCGCCGAGGAGCGGACCCGCCGCCTCGCCGAGGATGGCTGACCCGACCGACGGCACCGTCCCCTGGCGGGTGTTCCTCGCCGAGGCCGAGCGGCGCCTCGCCGCCGCCGGGCTGCCGTCACCGGAGGTCGACGCTCGCCGCATCGTCGAGCGGGCGACGGGGACCCACGGCGCCGAGCTGGTGCTGGTGCTCGACGACCCGGCCACCGAGCGGGGCGTGGGCTTCTTCGACCTGATGGTGGCGCGGCGGGAGGCCGGGGAGCCCCTCCAGTACGTGCTCGGCGCGTGGGGCTTCCGCGAGCTCGACCTCTTCGTCGACCGCCGCGTGCTCATCCCGCGCCCGGAGACCGAGGAGGTCGTGGAGCAGGCCCTCCGCGAGCTCGACCTCGTCGTCGCGGCACGCCCGGGGGAGCGACCGCAGGTGGTCGACCTCGGCACGGGGTCCGGGGCGATCGCGCTCTCGATCGCCGTCGAGCGCGACACCGTCGACGTGTGGGCGGTCGAGCGCAGCGCCGACGCCGCCGCGGTCGCACGTGCCAACCTCGCCGGGATCGGTCGGGCGGCCACCCGGGTGCGCATCGTCGAGGGCAGCTGGTTCGAGCCGCTGCCGCCCGAGCTGCACGGCCGGTGCAGCCTCGTCGTCTCCAACCCGCCCTACGTCGCGCCGGCCGATCCGCTGCCGCCGGAGGTCGCCGACTGGGAGCCCCGCGAGGCGCTCGTGCCGGGTCCGACCGGCTTCGAGGCCATCGACGAGATCGTCCACGCCGCCGTCGGGTGGCTCGTGCCCGGGGGCGCCCTCGTCGTCGAGCTCGCACCCGGCCAGGGGGAGGACGCGGTGGCCGCGGCATGGGACGCGGGGTTCGTCCACGCCGAGACCCGGCCGGACCTCACCGGGCGCACGCGGATGCTGGTGGGCCGCACGAGCCGCTGATCTACAGTGCACGGTGCCGGCCACGAGGGTCGGCGTCGACACACGGGGGCAGCAGATGTTCGGTCGGAAGGCGAAGGCGGACGCAGAGTGGCTCGCGGGGGTCTCGTTCTTCGACGGCTTCACCCAGGACGAGCTCGAGCGCGTCGCGGCGCTCGCCCGGGAGGTCGACGCCGCACCCGGTGCCGAGCTCACCGAGCAGGGCCGCGTCGGTGACGTCTGCTACGTGATCGTCGAGGGCACCGCCGGCGTCTACGCCAGCGGCGAGCACATCGCGTCGCTCAGCGAGGGCTCGATGGTCGGCGAGATGGCCCTCATCGACCACGCCCCCCGCAACGCCACCGTCGTCGCCGAGACCGAGATGGTCCTCGCGGCGTTCGACCCGAGGTCGTTCCACCAGCTCCTCGACGAGATGCCGAAGGCCAAGGAGCGGGTGTTCGCCACCCTGAACGCCCGCCTCAACCGGTAGCGGTCAGCGCAGCGCGAGGGTCCCGCCGGCCACCCGGCCGGCGCGACCGCAGGCCTCCGAGTCGACGAACGTCGCCATCAGCGCGGCGTCGGACGACGTGGCCCAGGTGCGGCGGCCGTCGGGCAGGAGGCACGCCGCGATCGCCTGGGTCGGCTCGCCGTCGCGCCCGTGCATCACGGTGTAGGCCTCGACGGTGACCTCGCCCTCGTGCTCGACGACGGCGTCGCGCCCCGGCTCGGCGTCGACCGCGTCCTGCGGGCGGTCGTGGCGGAAGCCGCCTGCTGGCGGCTCCGTCGAGTAGAGCCCGAACGCGTGCTTCGAGATGAGCCCGCCGTTGGCGGTGACCAGGCCGAGCGAGCCGGGGTCCTCGCGCAGGACGCCGACCATCGCGGCGATGGAGTGGGTGACGTAGTCGTTCCACGGTCCCCCTGCGAACGTGAGGCCGCCGGTGACGGTCAGCTGGCGGTCGAGGCCGATGCCGAGCTCGTCGGCGGCGATCTGCACCGCAGAGGGGAAGCAGGAGTACAGGTCGAGGTGGGCGACGTCGTCGACGTCGACGCCCGCCAGCTCGAGGCAGCGGCGACCCCCGACGCGGATGGCGGGGGAGCGGTGCAGGTCGCGCCGGCGCGAGACGAGCGCCTCGGCGGTGTCGGTGCCCGCCAGCGGGAAGACCCAGCGATCCCGGGGCACGCCGAGCGACTCGGCCCGCTCCACCGAGCAGAGGACGACCGCGGCGGACTGGTCGACCCGGTCGTTCGACACCAGCCACTTCGTGTACGGGTACCCGATCCAGCGGTTGTCGGGCCCCGGCGTGGCGATCTCGGCCGCGGTGAACCGGTGCCGGACCGCGGCGTAGGGGTTCGTGGCCGCCACGTCGGAGAAGCGGGCCCACAGCGCGGCGATGCGATCGAGGTGCTCGGCCGGCTCGTGCCCGGCCGCCGACCGGAGCGCGGTCTCGAAGATCGGGTAGACCTGCACCGGCATCGCGATCCCGTGGGCGAGCTCGGCGGGGTGGCTCATGTCGAGGTCGTCGCCGGTGGCGCGCGCCGGCGCCTGGTCGGGGTCGACCGGCGTCCAGTCGAGCTCGACGCCGGACCGCCGCGCCGCCTGGCGGGTGCGCCACGGCTCGGCGCCGGTGACGACGACGGTGTCGGCCCGTCCCGCGGCGATGTCGAGCGCCGCCGACGAGACGAGGCTCTGGGGGCTGTTGCCGCCCATGGGGGAGAGGGCGGTGTCGGCGGGGTGGATCCCGAGGCGGTCGGCGACGAGTCGCCCGGGGTCCGGGTGGCGGGCCGAGAGGATGCTGACGACGCGGATCGACTCGATCGATGCGACCAGCCGGTCGCAGGCGGCGTCGGTGCCCGCCCGCCGGATCGCCTCGGCCATCAGCTCGAGCGGATCCGAGGCCGACGGCGGTGACTCCTGGTTCGACAGGTCGACCTGCCCGACGCCGACGATGACGGGGGTCCGGGGGTCGAGGCCAGCGTGCGGGGCGGTCATGGGCGGCGATCGTAGGGGGTGGTGCCCCGTCACTAGGATCCCCACGGTGACCGACCTGCCGTCGACCTCCGCCGCACCTCCCGTCCGCCGCGTCGCCATCGGCGCCGACCACGCCGGGTTCCTGCTGAAGCAGCACCTCGTGGCCACGCTCCGGTCCCTCGAGATCGAGGTCACCGACCTCGGGACGGACAGCGAGGAGTCGGTCGACTACCCGCCGATCTGCGCCGCCGTGGGCCGCGAGGTCGCCGAGGGGCGCGCCGACCGGGGCATCGTGCTCGGCGGCAGCGGCCAGGGGGAGCAGATCGCCGCCAACAAGGTGAGGGGGATCCGCGCCGCCCTGTGCAACGATCTGTTCACCGCCCGGCTCTCGCGCGAGCACAACGACGCCAACGTCCTGTCCATGGGCGGGCGCATCGTGGCGTTCGGCCTGGCCGACGAGATCCTGAAGGTCTGGCTGTCGACGCCCTACGAGGGCGGCCGCCACCAGCGCCGCATCGACCAGATCGCCGCCATCGAGGAGCCCTGATGCCCTGGCCGTCCGACACCGACCCCGACGCCGAGCTGCAGGCGATCCTCGACCGCGAGCTCGAGCGGCAGAACACCACGATCCAGCTCATCGCCTCGGAGAACTTCACGTCCCCGGCGGTCATCGCCGCCACCGGCTCGGTCCTCACGAACAAGTACAGCGAGGGCTACCCGGGCAAGCGCTACTACGGCGGCAACGCCGTGGTCGACGAGGCCGAGGACCTCGCCCGTCGGCGGGTGTGCGACCTCTTCGGCGCCGAGCACGCCAACGTGCAGCCCCACTCGGGTGCCAACGCCAACCTCGCCGTCTACCTGGCGTTCCTCGAGGCCGGCGACACCGTCCTCGGCATGAGCCTCGACCACGGCGGCCACCTCACCCACGGCTCGCCGGTGAACATCAGCGGCCGCATGTACGACTTCGTGCCCTACGGGGTCACCGAGTCCGACGAGCGCCTCGACTACGACCGCATCCGCGACCTCGCCGTCGAGCACCGCCCGAAGATGATCGTCGCCGGCGCCACCGCGTACCCGCGCGTCATCGAGCCCGAGCCGCTCCGCGCCATCGCCGACGAGGTCGGCGCCCTGCTGATGTTCGATGCCGCCCACATCGCGGGTCTCATCGCCGGCGGCGCCCACCCGAACCCCGTGCCGCACGCCGACGTCGTCACGTTCACCACGCACAAGACCCTCCGCGGCCCCCGGGGCGGGTGCATCCTCACCCGGTCCGAGCACGCCGCCGCCATCGACAAGGCGGTCTTCCCCGGGCTCCAGGGCGGCCCGCTCGAGCACGTCATCGCCGCCAAGGCCGTGGCCTTCCGCGAGGCCGCCGACCCGTCGTTCCGCACCTACGCGGCCCAGATCGTCGCCAACGCCCAGGCGCTCGCCCAGGCGCTGGGCCAGCAGGGGTTCCGCCTCGTCTCCGGCGGCACGGACAACCACCTGATGCTCGTCGACCTGCGGCCCTTCGACGCCGACCTCACCGGCAAGGCGGCCCAGGAGGTCCTCGACCGGGCCGGGATCACCCTGAACCGCAACGCCATCCCCGACGACCCCCGCTCGCCGTTCGTCACGAGCGGCCTGCGCATCGGGACGCCGGCGGTCACCACCCAGGGCATGACCGAGACGGAGATGCCGCTCGTCGCCGACCTCATCGCGCGTGCCCTGCGCCACCGCGACGACGACGCCGAGCTGTCGGCGGTCCGCGACGAGGTCACGACCCTCTGCGCCAAGTTCACCCCCTACCGCTGACCCGACGGGCACGGCCGTGACGGGGTGGGGGCCCTACGGCGTCGTCCTGGCGGCGACCGCGCTGACCACGCTCGTCGCGACGGGGGTGTGGCGGTGGTTCGCCGTCCGGCGGCGACTCGTCGTCCCCCCGGACGAGCGCAAGGTGCACGCGGTGCCGACGGCCACCCTCGGCGGGATCGGCATGCTCGTCGGTTTCGGCGTCGGGCTGCTGGTGGCGTGGGGGACCGGCGACTTCGCCGAGGTCTTCGGCGCGAGCACCGAGCCCCTCGGCGTCGCCCTCGCCGTGGTCGTCATCCACGGCGTCGGGGCCATCGACGAGGTGCGCAAGTCGATGGGGAGCCCGAGCTACCTGCACGACGGGCTGTCGGCGCCGGCGAAGATGGCGGGGATGGTGCTGGCGGGCAGCATCCTGTCGATCGCCGGCGTCACCGTCCTGCACTTCCGCGTGCCGTTCGGCGAGTCGCTCGGCTTCGGCGACCTGCTCGTGCTGTCACCGGACCTCTCGGCGCTCGTGACCGTGCTGTGGGTCCTCGGGATGGCCAACGCCATCAACTTCATCGACGGCCTGGACGGACTCGCCGCCGGCATCGTCGCCATCGCCTCGGGGGCGTTCTTCCTCTACGCCGACCTGCTGTCCGACGAGGGGCTGATCGACGGCACGAACATCGGGCCGCTGCTGGCCGTGATCGTCCTCGGGATGTGCGTCGGCTTCCTGCCGTGGAACGTGCACCCGGCGAAGATCTTCATGGGCGACAACGGCGCGCTGATGCTCGGCCTGCTGATGGCGGCGGCCACGATCTCGGTGGGCGGGCGCAGCTCCGACCCGTTCTCGGGCCAGACGTTCTTCTTCTACGCACCGCTGTTCATTCCCCTCGTCATCCTCGGGGTGCCGATCGTCGACACCGCGGCGTCGATCATCCGGCGGGCCCTGCGGGGGAGCAGCCCGGCGGCGGCCGACAAGGACCACCTGCACCACCGCCTGATGCGCCTGGGGCACGGCCAGTGGCGCAGCGTCGTCATCCTGTGGCTGTGGACCGCGCTGCTCTCGGGCGTCGTGCTCTACCCGGCCTACACCGGCGAGGGCAACGCCGTGGTCCCCTTCGGCGTGGCCGCGCTCGGGCTCGCCCTGTACACGCTCTTCCACCCGGGTGTGCGGGCGGCACGGGCAGCCGCGGCCGACGATGACTAGAGTCGCCGGGTCGATCGGACCGGACGTCCATTCCCTGCGACGGATTTGCACGGTCGCCGGGGGCATCCGTAGATTGCGCAATCGTTCACAAGCGTGCCGCCACGGTGCGCGCCGAGCAGAGGGCCTTTCGTGGAGCTTTCGCAGCGCAGCGAACCGACCAACAACTACGGCGACGGCCTGTCCATCGCGTTCGAGCTCGTCGGCACGCCCGCGATCGTCGGCCTCCTCGGCTTCGGCCTCGACCGGTGGCTCGGCACCACGCCGATCTTCACGATCGTGCTCACCCTCGTCGCCCTGGCCACCGTGGCCGGCCTGACGATCTGGCGCTACAACGCCGAGATCCGCCGGGCCGACGCCGCCCGCCGAGCCGCCCGCGCCGAGCGCGGTCCCGCCCCCGCCCGCTGGGAGCGGCGGGCCACCGGAGCCGCCTCGTGACCACGACGGTCACCACGCGGTTCGACGAGACCGCGCCCGAGGCGGAGATCGCCCGAGACCTCGCCCGCCGGGGCCTCTGGGTCGCTCCCGCCCTCGTCGCCCTCGGCGCCCTCGGCTGGGGCGTCGACGGTGCGCTGTCGGTGGCCTTCGGCGTCGCCGTCGTCATCGGCAACTTCCTGCTCTCGGCGGCCATGCTCACCTACGCCGGCCGGATCTCGCTCGCCTTCGTCATGGGCGCCGCGCTCTTCGGCTACCTCGTGCGCCTCGGCCTCGTCGCCGCCGCGGTCCTCCTCGTGAAGGACCTCGGCTGGGTCGAGATCGTCCCGCTCGCCCTGACCCTCGCCATCACCCACCTCGGTCTCCTCTTCTGGGAGACCCGCTACGTCTCGGCGTCGCTGGCGTACCCGGCCCTCAAGCCCAAGCCCAGCGGTCCCTCGACCACCAAGGAGTGACCTCGCCCGTGTTCGGTGTCGCGTTCCCCCCGATCAGCCACCTCTTCGAATGGCCCGAGCTCCTCTTCGAGGGCACCCCGCTCGCGGTCAACAAGGTCACCCTCATCAACATCGGGGCGGTCGTCCTCATCCTCGGCTTCTTCTTCATCGCGGGTCGGAAGAAGGCGCTGGTCCCGACCGGCGCCCAGAACCTCGCCGAGTCCACGGTCGACTTCGTGCGCAACGGCGTCATCCTCCAGACGATGGGCCCGTCGGGCCTCACCTGGACGCCGTTCTTCCTCTTCCTGTTCCTCTTCATCTTCATCAACAACATCGTGAAGGTGATCCCGCCGATCCTCATGCCGGCCACCGGCCGCATGGCGACGCCGCTGTTCCTCGCGCTCGTCGTCTACGTGACCTGGATCTACCAGGGCATCAAGCACCAGGGCCTCGGCGGCTTCCTCAAGTCGTCGATGTTCCCGCCGGGGCTGCCCAAGGCGCTCTACCTGCTGGTGACCCCGATCGAGGCCATCTCGACGTTCCTCATCCGGCCCTTCAGCCACGCGGTGCGACTCTTCGCCAACATGATGGCCGGCCACATCCTGCTCGCCACCTTCGCCGTCCTGTCGGCGTCGCTGTGGGTGGGGCAGTGGTACGCCGTCTTCCTGCCGTTCCCCTTCGCCATGCTCCTCGGGGTGTGGCTGTTCGAGGCGCTGGCCTCGTTCCTGCAGGCCTACATCTTCGTCGTCCTCACCGGCGTCTACATCGGCGGCTCGATCCACCCCGAGCACTGATCCGCCGAGAGCACTGATCCGCCGGATCACCCTTCTCCGTACCAGGCAGCACCCCACACACCCAGGAGACCAACACCACCATGTTGTCCGTTCTTGCCCAGGAAGCGGCCTACAACGCCGACTACATCGCCGGTCAGGAGGCCCTCTTCTCCGGTGTGGCCTACGGCCTCGCCGCCATCGGCCCCGGCATCGGCATCGGCTACCTCGTCGGCCAGGCCGTCCAGGCCATGGCCCGTCAGCCCGAGATGGCCGGCCAGGTCCGCACCACGATGTTCCTCGGCATCGCGTTCGCCGAGGCGCTCGCCCTCATCGGCTTCGTGGTCTTCATCCTCCTCAAGTTCGCCTAGGAGATCGATCGTGCGCATCCGTACCGCCCTTGCGGCGGTCCTGCTGCTCGTCGTCGCGACCCTCGGGTTCGCGTCGCCGGCCGGGGCCGCTGAGAGCATCGGGTCCTGTGTCGCCGAGGTCGCCGCCGAGGTCAACGCCCTCATGGAGGAGGGGATGTCGGAGTACGACGCCCTCCAGGAGGTCGAAGGCCAGGCCGAAGGCTGCGTCGAGGCGCCGAACCCGGTCCTGCCCGAGCTCAACGAGCTCATCTGGATCGGCATCGCCTTCATCGTGCTGCTCGCCCTCGGCATGAAGTTCGCGTACCCGGCCGTCGCCTCGGCGATGGAGGCCCGCTCGGAGAAGATCCGCAGCGACCTCGAGGCCGCCGAGCGGACCCGGCTCGACGCCGAGGCCGAGGCCGAGAAGTACCGCGCCTCGCTCGGTGACGCCCAGGCCGAGTCCGCCCGGATCCTCGACGAGGCCCGCACGTCGGCCGAGTCGGTCCGCGCCGAGCGCCTCGCCGCCGCGGAGTCCGAGGCCGCCGAGATCAAGGCCAAGGCCGTCGCCGACGCCGAGCAGATCAAGGCCCAGGCCCTCGCCGACCTGCGGTCGGAGGTCGTCGCCCTCGCGGTCGGCGCCGCCGAGCAGGTCGTCCAGCGCAACCTCGACGCCGCGGCCCAGGCCGAGCTCATCGAGAACTACATCAACCAGGTCGGGTCCCAGAACTGATGTCGCAGTTCGGATCGACCGCCGACGGGAGGAAGTGATGGTCGGAGACCACGCCAAGGCCTACGCCGAGGCTCTCTTCGCCGTGACCCGCGTGGAGGACAACCACGACCGGGTCGAGGACGAGCTGTTCCGGTTCGCGCGGGCCCTCGAGGGCTCCGAGGAGCTCCAGGCCTCGCTCGCGGACCCGAGCACCCCGGCCGCGCGCCGCCAGCAGATCGTCGAGGACCTCCTCGGCTCGGCGGCCGACCGCACCACCGTCGGGATCGTGTCGCTGCTCGTCAGCACCGGTCGATCCAAGGACATCCCCCAGATCGTCGACGCCTTCGTCGAGCGGGTCGCTCAGCAGAGCGGACGCCGGGTCGCCACGGTGCGATCCGCGGTCGAGCTCACACCCGATCAGCAGCAGCGGCTGGCGGCCGCCCTGCGCAGCTCCGTCGGCTCCGACGTCACGATCAAGGTCATCGTCGATCCCAGCGTCCTGGGCGGGATCGTCACCGAGATCGGCGACACGGTCATCGACGGCAGCGTCCGGCGCCGCCTCCACCAGCTGCGCGAAGCATTCTGAGCCCGCACAGGAGATCTGCGAGATCCAATGGCTGACCTGAACATCAACACCAGCGACATCGCCGCCGCCCTGCGGGCCAACCTCGAGGGCTTCAAGCCCTCGCTCGAGGCCACCCAGGTCGGGCGCATCCTCGAGGTGGGCGACGGCATCGCCCGCGTCGCGGGCCTCCCGGGCGCCGCCGTGAACGAGCTCCTCGAGTTCGAGAACGGCTCGGTCGGACTGGCCCTGAACCTCGACGAGGACTCGATCGGCGCCGTGGTGCTCGGCGAGGTCGACGAGATCGAGGAGGGCCAGACGGTCCGCGCCACCGGCGACATCCTCTCGGTGCCCGTCGGCGACGGCCTCCTCGGCCGCGTCGTCAACGCCCTCGGCGAGCCGATCGACGGCAAGGGCCCGCTCACCAACGTGCAGACCCGGCGCATGGAGGTGCAGGCCCCCGGCATCATGGGCCGCAAGCCCGTGCACGAGCCGCTCCAGACCGGCATCAAGGCCATCGACGCCATGATCCCGATCGGCCGGGGCCAGCGCGAGCTCATCATCGGCGACCGCAAGACGGGCAAGACCGCCGTCGCGATCGACACGATCATCAACCAGAAGGGCCTGGGGGTGAACTGCGTCTACGTGGCCATCGGCCAGAAGGCGTCCACCGTCGCCCAGACCGTCGCCACCCTCGAGCAGCACGGCGCCATGGAGTACACCGTAGTCGTCGTCGCCCCGGCGTCGGACCCCGCCCCGTTCAAGTACCTGGCCCCCTACGCGGGGTGCGCCATGGGCCAGCACTGGATGGACAACTCGGGTCACGCCCTCGCGGTGTACGACGACCTGTCGAAGCAGGCCGAGGCCTACCGCCAGATGTCGCTGCTGCTGCGCCGCCCGCCGGGCCGCGAGGCCTACCCGGGCGACGTGTTCTACCTCCACAGCCGGCTCCTCGAGCGGGCCGCCAAGCTCTCCGACGAGCTCGGCGCCGGCTCCCTCACCGCCCTCCCGGTCATCGAGACCAAGGCCGGCGACATCTCCGCCTACATCCCCACCAACGTGATCTCGATCACCGACGGGCAGATCTTCCTCGAGGACGACCTGTTCAAGTCGGGCGTCCGCCCGGCGATCAACGTCGGCCAGTCCGTGTCCCGGGTGGGCGGCTCGGCCCAGATCAAGGCCATGAAGACCGCCGTGGGCACGATGAAGGGCGACCTCGCCCAGTTCCGTGAGCTGGAGGCGTTCGCCTCGCTCGGCTCCGAGCTCGACGCCGTGTCCCAGGCCCAGCTCGACCGTGGCTACCGCCTCACCGAGCTGCTGAAGCAGGGCCTCAACTCGCCGATGCCGGTCGAGGAGCAGATCGTCTCGATCTACGCCGGCACCCGTGGCTACCTCGACCCCGTCCCGGTCGAGGACGTCCGCCGCTTCGAGGCCGAGCTCATCGAGTGGTTCCGCACCCGCCACGGCGACATCCTCTCCGCTGTGCGCGGCCAGGGGAACCTCCCTGACGAGGACGCCTTCGTGGCGGCCATCGAGGCCTTCGCCGCCCAGTTCCGCCCGACCGAGGGCGTGCCGGGCTCCGAGCCCGACGCCGAGGACGTCGGCGAGGCCGAGAGCCGCCTCGCCGGGGGACGCCGTGAGGGCATCCTCCCCGAGGAGGAGACCAGCCGCGAGGGTGACGCCGAGTAATGGCCGGCGGTCAGGAACGCCTCCTCCGGCGCCGCATC
This portion of the Actinomarinicola tropica genome encodes:
- the atpE gene encoding ATP synthase F0 subunit C, which codes for MLSVLAQEAAYNADYIAGQEALFSGVAYGLAAIGPGIGIGYLVGQAVQAMARQPEMAGQVRTTMFLGIAFAEALALIGFVVFILLKFA
- the atpF gene encoding F0F1 ATP synthase subunit B, with the protein product MRIRTALAAVLLLVVATLGFASPAGAAESIGSCVAEVAAEVNALMEEGMSEYDALQEVEGQAEGCVEAPNPVLPELNELIWIGIAFIVLLALGMKFAYPAVASAMEARSEKIRSDLEAAERTRLDAEAEAEKYRASLGDAQAESARILDEARTSAESVRAERLAAAESEAAEIKAKAVADAEQIKAQALADLRSEVVALAVGAAEQVVQRNLDAAAQAELIENYINQVGSQN
- the atpH gene encoding ATP synthase F1 subunit delta, with translation MVGDHAKAYAEALFAVTRVEDNHDRVEDELFRFARALEGSEELQASLADPSTPAARRQQIVEDLLGSAADRTTVGIVSLLVSTGRSKDIPQIVDAFVERVAQQSGRRVATVRSAVELTPDQQQRLAAALRSSVGSDVTIKVIVDPSVLGGIVTEIGDTVIDGSVRRRLHQLREAF
- the atpA gene encoding F0F1 ATP synthase subunit alpha translates to MADLNINTSDIAAALRANLEGFKPSLEATQVGRILEVGDGIARVAGLPGAAVNELLEFENGSVGLALNLDEDSIGAVVLGEVDEIEEGQTVRATGDILSVPVGDGLLGRVVNALGEPIDGKGPLTNVQTRRMEVQAPGIMGRKPVHEPLQTGIKAIDAMIPIGRGQRELIIGDRKTGKTAVAIDTIINQKGLGVNCVYVAIGQKASTVAQTVATLEQHGAMEYTVVVVAPASDPAPFKYLAPYAGCAMGQHWMDNSGHALAVYDDLSKQAEAYRQMSLLLRRPPGREAYPGDVFYLHSRLLERAAKLSDELGAGSLTALPVIETKAGDISAYIPTNVISITDGQIFLEDDLFKSGVRPAINVGQSVSRVGGSAQIKAMKTAVGTMKGDLAQFRELEAFASLGSELDAVSQAQLDRGYRLTELLKQGLNSPMPVEEQIVSIYAGTRGYLDPVPVEDVRRFEAELIEWFRTRHGDILSAVRGQGNLPDEDAFVAAIEAFAAQFRPTEGVPGSEPDAEDVGEAESRLAGGRREGILPEEETSREGDAE